The genomic segment GCGAAGGCGAGGCCGAGGCCGGTGGCGATCACGCCCACCAGGAGGGCGAGGAGAAAGCTGTTGCGGAGGGCGCCCCGGGCCGCCAGGAGCAGGCCCGCCAGGCCGCCGATCGCGACGAACGCCACCACCCGCGCGGCGCCCGCGCCGCGGCGCCGGCCGTGGAGCGTCCACGCGAGAGCCGCGGCGAGGCCCGCCGCGCCACCCCACAGGGCCGCCACGCCGGGCGCCACCGGCAGGGCCTCGTGCGCGACCAGCAGGAAGATCGGTGAGCCGAGCGTCTTGAGGAAGACGTCGGGTGTGACGTGACCCTGGACCACCACGCTCGCGTGCAGCATCGCCACCAGAGGGTAGACGACGAAGAGGCCCACCAGCAGGCTCGCCCAGAGAATCGCCGCCCCCACGAAGCCGCCGCCCCGCACGAGCCCGGCCCGGGCCAGCCCGAGCCCGCTGACGGTGAGGAGGCTCAGCGTGGTGACGAGCGCCCCCACGCCGAGCGGCGCCTCCGAGGCCACGACCCAGCCGAGCGCCAGCAGTGTGCCACCGCCGGCCGTCACCACCAGGGCCCGGCCGGTCCGGCGCGTCGGACGGGCCAGGGCCACCAGGAAGGTCAGGAGGAGGGTGAGGCCGACCGTGGCGGCGAGCCGGTGCGACGCTGCGAGGGCGAGCCCCGACGCCACGGGTCCGCCGACGGCCGCGCCTCGTGACCAGGGCAGACCGGCGAAGGCCCCGAGGCCCAGCGCCGCCCACCAGGTGGCCGCGCGGCGGGTCATGGCCCGGGACGAGGCCCGGCGCGCCCGTCAGCGCGGGATGGGGAACACCTGCTCCGTCCAGCGCTTGATCAGCGCGTCCCGGACCGCCGGTGTTCCGTACTTGCCGAAGTCGTAGGCGATGACCTTGGCGTCCTCGAATCGCGGCACGTCCCTGTCGACGGCCGCGCGGCTGTGAGACTGGACGCTCACCTCGCCGTTCTGGGGCCCGAGCTTCTGGTTCTCCGGGTCCAGCGCCCAGTCGATGAACCGGAGGGCGCTGACCCGGTTGGGCGCGCCCTTCACCAGGCTGAGGGCGCCGATCTCGTAGCCGGTCCCGTCCCGGGGCGCGACGAAGCGGATCGGGAAGCCCTTCCGGGCCCGCTCCACCACGTCATTGGCGAAGGAGACGCCGACCGCGACCTCCCCCCGGCCCGCCAGGAGGCTCGGGTCGCCGCCGCTCCGCGTGTACTGGGCGACGTTCTTGTGGATCGCCTTCAGCAGCTCGAAGCCCGGCTCGTCACCGTAGATCTGCACGATCGTCGTCATCATCACGTAGCCGGTGCCGGACGTGTTGGGGTTGGGCATGGCGACGAGGCCCTTGTACTTCGCGTCGCCGAGATCCTTCCAGGTCTCGGGTACCGGCAGGTTCTTCTCCCGCAGAATCTGCTCGTTGACGCCGAAGCCATGGAGGCCGGTATAGAGTGGGATGTAGTGACCGTCCACCGCCCGGACGAGCTCCCGCCGCAGCTCCGCCCACGCCTTCGGCTGGAAGAACTCCAGGAGTCCGTCGGCCTGCGCCACCCAGTGGGAGTCGCCGCTGCCGCCGAACCAGACGTCGAAGGTCGGGCTCGCCTTCTCGGCCCGGACCCGGGCCAGGGCGGCTCCCGAGCTGAGCCGGACGAACTCCGTCTGGATCCCGGTCGCCTTGCCGAACTCGCGCTTGACGGCCTCGCACCAGGCCGGGTCGGGACTGCACAGGAGGTTGAGCCGCCCCTGGGCACGCACCGGGGTCGCGGCGGCCCCGAGCAACCCCAGGAGTACCAACGCGATCAGGCCGAGTCGGGTGCGCATCGTTTTGCCCTCCGCCCGGATGTGGGGAGTCGCCGGCGTTGAGGTTGCCACGATAACGCAATATAGTATCCGAAACCAGTGGCCTGGCGTACCGCCCCAACCCCGGAGGGCCGCGATGAGCACCGTTCGACTGACCATGGCCCAGGCGCTCGTGCGATACCTGTGCGCGCAGCGGAGCGAGGTGGACGGCGCCGAGGGCCCGCTGGTCGCCGGGGTCTTCGCCATCTTCGGCCACGGCAACGTGGCCGGCCTCGGCGAGGCGCTCTACGCCGTGCGGGGCGAGCTGCCGACCCTGCGGGCGCACAACGAGCAGGCCATGGCCCTCGCCGCCATCGCCTTCGCCAAGGCGTCGAGCCGCCGGCGTCTCCTGGCCTGCACCACCTCGATCGGCCCGGGAGCCACCAACCTGGTGACGGCCGCCGCCGTCGCCCACGTCGACCGCCTCCCGCTCTTGCTGCTGCCCGGCGACGTCTTCGCCGGCCGTGGCCCCGACCCCGTCCTCCAGCAGGTCGAGGACTTCGGCGACCCGACCGTCACCGCCAACGATTGCCTGAGGCCGGTGTCGCGCTACTGGGACCGGATCACGCGGCCGGAACAGCTTCTCAGAAGCCTCCCCGCCGCCATCGACGTCCTCACCGACCCGGCGGCCTGCGGGCCGGTGACGCTGGCCCTGCCCCAGGACGTCCAGGCCGAGGCCGCCGACTATCCCGAGTCCTTCTTCCAGCCGCGGATCCACCGCCTCCGGCGGCCGGGCCCCGACCCGGCCGAGCTGTCGGCCGCCGCCGAGTCACTGCGTCGCAGTGCCCGGCCGCTCCTCGTCGCGGGGGGCGGCGTCCACTACTCGCTCGCCTGGGAGGCGCTGCGCGCGTTCGCCGAGCGCCACGGCGTCC from the Candidatus Methylomirabilota bacterium genome contains:
- a CDS encoding iron ABC transporter permease, with the protein product MTRRAATWWAALGLGAFAGLPWSRGAAVGGPVASGLALAASHRLAATVGLTLLLTFLVALARPTRRTGRALVVTAGGGTLLALGWVVASEAPLGVGALVTTLSLLTVSGLGLARAGLVRGGGFVGAAILWASLLVGLFVVYPLVAMLHASVVVQGHVTPDVFLKTLGSPIFLLVAHEALPVAPGVAALWGGAAGLAAALAWTLHGRRRGAGAARVVAFVAIGGLAGLLLAARGALRNSFLLALLVGVIATGLGLAFALLDARSRLPTRRLLAPLSVLPIITPAFVLGLAFIYLFGRRGSVTHGLLGLDSGAFFGPLGVGA
- a CDS encoding ABC transporter substrate-binding protein, with the protein product MRTRLGLIALVLLGLLGAAATPVRAQGRLNLLCSPDPAWCEAVKREFGKATGIQTEFVRLSSGAALARVRAEKASPTFDVWFGGSGDSHWVAQADGLLEFFQPKAWAELRRELVRAVDGHYIPLYTGLHGFGVNEQILREKNLPVPETWKDLGDAKYKGLVAMPNPNTSGTGYVMMTTIVQIYGDEPGFELLKAIHKNVAQYTRSGGDPSLLAGRGEVAVGVSFANDVVERARKGFPIRFVAPRDGTGYEIGALSLVKGAPNRVSALRFIDWALDPENQKLGPQNGEVSVQSHSRAAVDRDVPRFEDAKVIAYDFGKYGTPAVRDALIKRWTEQVFPIPR